Part of the Tolypothrix sp. PCC 7910 genome, ATCAAGTTTAACAGGATGGAAGTGAAGCCCACTCCTGAAGATACTATAATCTGCGGTCTCTTCACTCCTCCCAGAAGGCTTGGTGAAGGAGAGAAGTGGACTGAAGAGGAAATATTGAGTTTTCAGATAAATTGGGTGGTCTTAAATTTCTATGAGTCTGACCCAATAGAAGCCGCTGAAGAGCAGGCTTTCAAGGACGCTAGATTGTAAGCAGAAAGATAGACAAATTTATGGTTGAATTCTTTAGGTTCTTATCCTATGGATTTAACCATGAATTTGTTCTGTCTTGTGCTTACAAATTTTATTTCAAAAGTTTACTAGTAGTGAGCTTATTATAATTTAATGCCCGATAAGCGATGGGTTATCTGGCATCGAGTAATCTTAGTTTTTATTAGAAGTTTTGTAACTCAATTTGCTTAGATGCTTTCAAAGCATCTCAACCAAACTATCTCGTACTGTCACCTGCGCCGCACAGATTATTCATGAATTCATGGGGTTAACCGGATTTTTTACAAAATTTTACAACGTATCCATTCTGTATATATCTGGCGGCCACCCCAATAAAATAGGGATTCGAGGGCTTATCTTCTAACACTCTTATGCTGTAATCATTCCAAACTATTCTTTACTAAAAAGTTTAAATTTCACCATCGAGACACTAAATATATTACTGTTCTATAAATGCGTAAATTTTGTAAAATTCCTGCTTATTAAACTTTTTAAACTATTCATTATATAAATTTACAATAGCATAATATAAATTTATAATGACATATTGTTTTATTTTCTCAGTAGTAACCCTTAATACGATGCACTGGCAAAGATATCTTTTATTAGCATTTAACGGCGTTTATCAGTAAATAATGCAATTAAATCCAGTGCTTTATTTTAGTCGTAACAGTCTCGTAAGGTTGTTATTTTTTTTACATTTTTTTGTCATTTAAACATGCTATATTGTCGTTTAAATATGACATAAGAAAATGCCTTGCATTGCCGATTTCATGAGAGAAAATAGGAGCAAATAGAAAAATTCCAAATTCTTGCATAAACTAATAGTCATTCATTTTTTTTGCGATGAGTCGCTTGTGGAAAGCGGTTCAGCCTTAGAGTTATGAAACTTAAATGCTCATTAGCTTATGACTGCCATTGGGCATGTCTGGTATTAAGTTGGCTGCAAATTCGGAAATAGGGGCTTAAAAACTCTTGTCCTATCAAGCTTTTAGCCTTCAGTTTTATCAAAATAGTCAAATTAGATGACAATAAATAATCTCAATGTGTCCCTGCATTATGTAAAAAAGAAATCTGGGAAGAAACATTTAAGGTTTCTCTAGCTCGCAAACGACCACATTTCAAAGCAGTTTAGACAATATATGATCGTGAAAAGTACGCTCATACATTGAGGTTTTCTAATGTCAAAAACCACTATTGGCTTGGCTATAATTACTGGTGCATTAATTACTAGTGTGGTAGTGCCTGAGCTTAGAGACAGTTACGCAACTATAGTCCCGTCTGCTATCAATGCAATTGTTTTGTTAACGAAGGATACAGACAAAAAAGACGATGATACGAATAAGAGAAGACACCGATAAGATTCGGTGCCATTTCGATAAAGTTTGATGTTTTTTGTTGAAAGGTTTCTTTACCAGAGAAACCTTTCTCTCATTATAGTGTTGATTGCTTAAAATTATTTATATCTCGCCGCCACACCTACTTGAGCCATATTGATGAATCTCTTTATTTGCTAAACATGTTTAATAACTTTAAGTACCGCACCTCGATACTTTGATGTTGTTTTTCTATATCAAAAATTCAACCAATAATTTTTAACACAATGCCTTCAATCAACACATAAAATTTTATTATCTTAACAAGATAGGCGGAGGATAGAGGTACTTATTTTTCGTGGTCAAAATGCACAATAGTTGTGCAAAATTAATGCAGATTATCAATCCCGTATACAACTTTTTCTGGCATTAAGTCTTGTAATATAGTACTATATGTAGTACTACCTCTGCATGACGCTAGAGGAAGCTTTACAAGAACTTGCGAGTACTACAAACATAAAGTTTGCACGACTCCTGATCATCACTGAATACTTTTTCGGTGCACCACGTAATCGGGGAACGAGTCACTATGCGTTTAAGGTGCCGTGGCAAGGAGAACCACGGATTAATCTTCAACGAGACAAAGGAGGAAAAGCAAAGCCATATCAGGTTAAGCAAGTTAGAGCAGCGTTGCTTAAATTAAAGGAATGCAAACAATGACCCTTATTGCCAACTATGTGAAACGATATTCATACCTTGTGGAGTACTCCACCGAGGATGAGGCATATCTTGCACGGTGTGTTGAATTAGGGATTGTTGCTCATGGCGAGACGCAAGAAGAAGCGTTAGCTGCGATTAAAACGGCAACAAAAGTGCACTTACAAATGCTCAAAGAAGATAGTGAACCATTACCAGAGCCGTTAAGCCTCCAAAGATTCAGCGGTAAACTCAATTTACGAATGAGTCCAGAAAAGCATCGAGAAATTGTGCTTAGAGCAAAAGCCTTAGGAGTATCAATTAACTACTACATTAATAGTCGTTTGTAATGTAGTGTATGCCCCATTCAATTTAGCTATACCTTTCAACAGCATTTCAAGGTGAGAGGACAGAGCTAAGCTCATAGTTTAA contains:
- a CDS encoding STIV orfB116 family protein, with protein sequence MSIILMSAIPNSILGCGLHLTITPSTAKGVRQILFRTRPDLKEEEKWVSAVGHENTAQIYSVLLRREIKFNRMEVKPTPEDTIICGLFTPPRRLGEGEKWTEEEILSFQINWVVLNFYESDPIEAAEEQAFKDARL
- a CDS encoding type II toxin-antitoxin system HicB family antitoxin is translated as MTLIANYVKRYSYLVEYSTEDEAYLARCVELGIVAHGETQEEALAAIKTATKVHLQMLKEDSEPLPEPLSLQRFSGKLNLRMSPEKHREIVLRAKALGVSINYYINSRL